One window of Acipenser ruthenus chromosome 17, fAciRut3.2 maternal haplotype, whole genome shotgun sequence genomic DNA carries:
- the LOC117423479 gene encoding short transient receptor potential channel 1 yields MRINVLPFSFSVIMAALYQSTDSSSPDKYLALKDVREVKEETNLDEKLFLLACEKGDYYMVKKLLEEKRHGELNVNCVDVLGRNAVTISIENENLDILQLLLEHGCQTTDALLVAIDSEVVGAVDILLNHRPRRSSKPSIAKLMQRIQNPEYSTTMDVAPVILAAHRNNYEILTMLLKQDISLPRPHAVGCECTLCNAKNKKDSLRHSRFRLDIYRCLASPSLIMLTEEDPILRAFELSADLKELSLVEVEFRNDYEELAKQCTMFAKDLLAQARNSRELEVILNHTCSDEPVDKRGLLEERMNLSRLKLAIKYNQKEFVAQSNCQQFLNTVWFGQMAGYRRKHSCKKILTVLSVGFLWPVLSICYLLAPKSRVGHVIHTPFMKFIIHSASYFTFLLLLNLYSLVYNEDKKNTMGPALEMIDYLLIVWIIGMVWSDVKRLWYEGLEDFLEESRNQLSFVMNSLYLATFALKVVAHNKFPDNADRKDWDAFHPTLVAEGLFAFANVLSYLRLFFMYTTSSVLGPLQISMGQMLQDFGKFLGLFLLVLISFTIGLTQLYDKGHATHVEKDCVGIFCQRQNNDTFHSFIGTCYALFWYIFSLAHIALFVTRFSYTEELQSFVGALIIGTYNVVVVIVLTKLLVAMLHKSFRQIANHEDKEWKFARAKLWLSYFDDKCTLPPPFNILPSPKTVCYIVTSLSKWICSHTTTGKVKRQNSLKEWRTLKQKRDENYQKVMCCLVHRYLTSTRQKMQSTDQPTVENLNELRQDLSKFRNEMRDLLGFRTSKYAMFYPRN; encoded by the exons TCAATGTGTTGCCGTTTTCCTTCTCTGTAATAATGGCTGCTCTTTATCAGAGCACCGATTCTTCCTCTCCAGACAAATACCTGGCACTAAAGGATGTCAGAGAAGTGAAGGAGGAGACGAACCTGGACGAGAAACTCTTCTTGCTGGCGTGTGAAAAAG GTGACTATTATATGGTGAAAAAACTCCTTGAGGAGAAAAGACACGGTGAACTCAATGTAAACTGTGTGGACGTGTTGGGACGCAATGCAGTTACCATATCAATTGAGAATGAGAACCTGGATATACTGCAGCTTCTACTGGAACATGGGTGCCAG ACGACAGATGCGCTTTTGGTAGCAATCGACTCAGAAGTGGTGGGAGCCGTTGATATACTACTCAATCATCGACCAAGACGCTCATCGAAGCCTTCAATAGCC AAACTGATGCAGCGTATTCAGAACCCAGAGTACTCCACAACCATGGATGTGGCCCCTGTCATTCTAGCAGCTCATCGCAACAACTATGAAATCCTCACCATGCTCTTGAAGCAGGACATCTCACTGCCCCGGCCCCACGCTGTGGGGTGTGAATGCACCCTTTGCAATGCCAAAAATAAAAAGGACAGTCTTCGCCATTCCCG ATTTCGCCTCGATATCTACCGCTGCCTGGCGAGCCCCTCATTGATAATGCTGACCGAGGAGGACCCAATATTAAGAGCCTTCGAGCTCAGCGCTGATCTGAAGGAACTCAGTCTTGTGGAGGTGGAGTTCAG GAATGATTACGAGGAGCTGGCGAAGCAGTGTACGATGTTTGCGAAGGATCTGCTTGCCCAGGCCCGGAACTCGAGGGAGTTGGAGGTCATTCTGAACCACACCTGCAGTGACGAGCCCGTGGACAAGCGAGGCCTACTGGAGGAGCGCATGAACCTGAGCCGCCTCAAACTGGCCATCAAATACAACCAGAAAGAG TTTGTTGCCCAGTCAAACTGTCAGCAGTTTCTGAACACTGTCTGGTTTGGGCAGATGGCTGGTTACAGGCGGAAGCACTCATGTAAGAAGATCCTGACCGTGCTCTCGGTGGGCTTCCTGTGGCCCGTCCTGTCGATCTGTTACCTGCTGGCCCCCAAGTCCCGCGTGGGCCACGTCATCCACACGCCCTTCATGAAGTTCATCATCCACAGCGCCTCGTACTTCACCTTCCTGCTGCTGCTCAACCTATACTCGCTAGTTTACAACGAAGACAAAAAGAACACCATGGGCCCTGCTCTGGAGATGATCGACTACCTGCTTATTGTCTGGATTATAG GAATGGTGTGGTCGGATGTGAAAAGGCTGTGGTATGAGGGGCTGGAAGACTTTTTGGAAGAATCCCGCAATCAGCTCAGCTTTGTCATGAACTCCCTCTATTTGGCAACTTTCGCCCTCAAAGTTGTGGCTCACAATAAG TTTCCAGACAATGCAGACAGGAAGGACTGGGATGCGTTCCATCCAACTTTGGTTGCCGAGGGACTGTTTGCCTTTGCCAATGTGCTCAGCTACCTTCGCCTCTTCTTTATGTACACAACTAGCTCTGTCCTGGGACCCTTGCAG ATCTCGATGGGACAAATGCTGCAGGATTTTGGCAAGTTCTTGGGTCTGTTCCTGCTCGTCCTCATCTCGTTCACCATCGGTCTGACCCAGCTTTATGACAAGGGTCATGCCACACATGTGGAGAAGGACTGTGTGGGGATCTTCTGTCAGCGACAAAACAACGACACTTTCCATTC GTTTATTGGCACCTGCTATGCGCTCTTTTGGTATATTTTTTCACTGGCCCACATTGCTCTGTTTGTAACGAGGTTCAGTTACACAGAGGAGCTGCAGTCGTTTGTCGGGGCCTTGATTATTGGCACATACAACGTGGTGGTTGTCATCGTCCTCACTAAGCTTCTTGTGGCCATGCTGCACAAAAGTTTTCGGCAAATAGCG AACCATGAGGACAAGGAGTGGAAGTTTGCTCGAGCTAAGCTCTGGCTTAGCTACTTTGATGACAAGTGCACCCTGCCTCCCCCCTTCAACATCCTCCCCTCCCCGAAGACTGTCTGCTATATTGTCACTAGCCTCAGTAAATGGATCTGCTCTCACACCACAACAGGCAAGGTTAAAAGACAGAACAGCCTCAAA GAGTGGAGGACCCTGAAACAGAAACGGGATGAAAACTACCAAAAGGTCATGTGCTGTCTAGTTCACCGCTACTTGACTTCTACAAGACAGAAGATGCAGAGCACTGACCAGCCTACAGTGGAGAACCTCAATGAGCTTCGACAGGACCTCTCCAAGTTCCGCAACGAGATGAGAGACCTCCTGGGATTCCGCACCTCCAAGTACGCCATGTTTTACCCCAGAAATTAA